In Vulcanisaeta thermophila, a single genomic region encodes these proteins:
- a CDS encoding zinc ribbon domain-containing protein — protein sequence MDAEFDFEASMFRGHGGHYYVIEIDPKGTSSICGLCALKAHYQPVKELSGRRVMCPVHSVLDRDRNASMVIMRQAYVAYMVLKRFIANPARGGEGPWAPSPGPTHPGLGK from the coding sequence ATGGACGCGGAATTTGACTTTGAAGCCTCGATGTTCAGGGGACACGGCGGTCACTACTACGTAATCGAGATAGACCCAAAAGGGACTAGTTCGATATGCGGCCTCTGCGCCCTAAAAGCCCACTACCAACCAGTCAAAGAGCTAAGCGGAAGAAGAGTAATGTGCCCAGTACACAGTGTGCTAGACAGGGATCGTAATGCATCGATGGTCATAATGAGGCAGGCATACGTGGCGTACATGGTGCTCAAGAGGTTCATTGCCAACCCAGCTCGGGGTGGGGAAGGGCCCTGGGCACCCAGCCCGGGGCCCACCCACCCCGGGCTGGGGAAGA